One Mycolicibacterium goodii genomic region harbors:
- the hypD gene encoding hydrogenase formation protein HypD, translating to MKFVDEFRDPAAARALVRSITDLAAGDEFKFMEVCGGHTHTIYRHGIEHLLPESIELVHGPGCPVCVIPMGRVDDAMWLAEQPDVIFTTFGDMMRVPGSSGNLIEAKARGADVRFVYSPLDALKIARDNPDRHVVFFAVGFETTAPSTAVTLVRARTLGVHNFSVFCNHVTIVPPIKAILESPDLRLSGFLGPGHVSTVVGLRPYRFVPGVYGKPIVVAGFEPLDILASVHMLLQQIRDGRCEVENQYTRVVRPEGNVAALQLMAETFELRPHFEWRGLGFISQSALKIHPDYAEYDAELLFDMPGVRVADPKACQCGEVLKGVIKPWECKVFGTACTPETPIGTCMVSPEGACAAYYNFGRLHRDTAKLLLRR from the coding sequence ATGAAATTCGTCGACGAATTCCGCGATCCGGCCGCCGCGCGGGCCCTGGTCCGGTCGATCACCGACCTGGCGGCAGGTGACGAGTTCAAGTTCATGGAGGTGTGCGGCGGCCATACCCACACCATCTACCGGCACGGCATCGAACACCTGCTGCCCGAGTCGATCGAACTCGTCCACGGGCCGGGGTGCCCGGTCTGTGTGATCCCGATGGGCCGCGTGGACGACGCGATGTGGCTCGCCGAACAACCGGATGTCATCTTCACGACCTTCGGTGACATGATGCGCGTCCCCGGTTCGTCCGGAAATCTCATCGAAGCCAAGGCGCGTGGAGCCGACGTGCGGTTCGTGTACTCACCGCTCGACGCGCTGAAGATCGCCCGCGACAACCCGGACCGCCACGTCGTGTTCTTCGCCGTCGGCTTCGAGACCACCGCACCCTCGACGGCGGTCACCCTGGTGCGGGCCCGCACGCTCGGTGTGCACAACTTCAGCGTGTTCTGCAACCACGTCACGATCGTCCCGCCCATCAAGGCCATCCTGGAGTCCCCCGATCTGCGGCTGTCGGGGTTCCTGGGGCCTGGCCACGTTTCGACCGTGGTGGGCCTGCGCCCATATCGATTCGTGCCAGGCGTCTACGGGAAACCCATCGTGGTCGCGGGATTCGAACCGCTGGACATCCTCGCTTCGGTGCACATGCTGTTACAGCAGATCCGCGATGGCCGCTGTGAGGTCGAGAACCAGTACACCCGCGTGGTGCGCCCCGAAGGCAACGTGGCGGCGCTGCAGCTGATGGCCGAGACCTTCGAACTGCGTCCGCATTTCGAATGGCGCGGATTGGGTTTCATCTCACAGAGTGCGCTGAAGATCCACCCCGATTACGCCGAGTACGACGCCGAGTTGCTATTCGACATGCCCGGTGTCCGCGTCGCCGATCCCAAGGCGTGTCAGTGCGGCGAGGTGCTCAAAGGGGTCATCAAACCATGGGAGTGCAAGGTGTTCGGCACCGCATGCACGCCGGAGACACCGATCGGCACGTGCATGGTGTCACCCGAGGGTGCCTGCGCGGCGTACTACAACTTCGGCAGGCTTCATCGCGATACCGCCAAGCTGTTGCTGCGGCGCTGA
- a CDS encoding glycosyltransferase, whose amino-acid sequence MRIAVVAGPDPGHAFPALALCRKFLAAGDRPTLLTGVQWLQTARDAGVDAVALDGLDPTDEDDDADAGAKIHRRAARMAVLNAPRLSDLAPELIVSDVITACGGMAAEILDLPWIELNPHPLYLPSKGLPPVGSGLAPGVGLRGKLRDATMRAMTARSWKRGVAQRAAARVGIGLPADDPGPLRRLIATLPALEVPRPDWPDEAIVVGPLHFEPTSAVLEIPVGDGPVVMVAPSTAVTGAQGMAEMALECLRPGEILPPGARVVVSRLAGPDTAVPPWATVGLGRQDELLIHADVVICGGGHGMVSKSLLAGVPMVVVPGGGDQWEIANRVVRQGSAQLVRPLTAGALTAAVGEVLGAPSYRRAAQTAGASVADVADPVQVCHDALTRAG is encoded by the coding sequence GTGCGCATAGCTGTCGTCGCCGGACCCGATCCGGGTCACGCCTTCCCGGCGCTCGCGCTGTGCCGGAAATTCCTCGCCGCCGGGGACCGGCCCACGCTGCTGACCGGGGTGCAATGGCTGCAGACCGCGCGGGACGCCGGCGTCGACGCGGTCGCACTCGACGGGCTCGATCCCACCGATGAGGACGACGATGCCGACGCAGGCGCCAAGATCCACCGGCGTGCGGCGCGCATGGCGGTGCTCAACGCGCCGCGGCTGTCAGACCTCGCGCCTGAGCTGATCGTGTCCGACGTGATCACGGCGTGCGGCGGCATGGCCGCCGAGATACTCGACCTGCCGTGGATCGAGCTGAACCCCCACCCGCTCTACCTGCCGTCGAAAGGCCTGCCGCCGGTGGGGAGTGGGCTGGCGCCCGGGGTGGGCTTGCGTGGGAAGCTGCGTGACGCGACGATGCGCGCGATGACGGCCCGGTCATGGAAGCGTGGGGTGGCCCAGCGTGCCGCGGCGCGGGTGGGTATCGGCCTGCCCGCGGACGATCCCGGACCGCTGCGCAGGCTCATCGCGACCCTGCCCGCGTTGGAGGTGCCGCGCCCGGATTGGCCGGACGAGGCCATCGTCGTCGGCCCGCTGCATTTCGAACCCACCTCGGCGGTCCTGGAGATCCCGGTCGGCGACGGCCCCGTGGTGATGGTCGCGCCGTCCACCGCCGTCACCGGCGCGCAGGGGATGGCCGAGATGGCGCTGGAGTGCCTGCGGCCGGGAGAGATACTGCCGCCGGGCGCGCGCGTGGTGGTGTCGCGGCTGGCCGGCCCCGATACCGCGGTGCCGCCGTGGGCCACCGTCGGCCTGGGCCGCCAGGACGAACTGCTCATCCACGCCGACGTGGTGATCTGCGGCGGTGGCCACGGCATGGTGTCCAAGAGCCTGCTGGCGGGTGTGCCCATGGTGGTGGTGCCCGGGGGTGGTGACCAGTGGGAGATCGCGAATCGTGTTGTGCGCCAAGGGAGCGCGCAGTTGGTACGGCCCCTGACCGCAGGCGCGCTGACCGCGGCGGTCGGTGAGGTGCTCGGCGCGCCGAGCTACCGCAGGGCCGCGCAGACCGCCGGGGCGTCGGTTGCCGACGTCGCCGATCCGGTACAGGTGTGCCATGACGCCCTGACGCGGGCTGGGTAG
- a CDS encoding DUF3046 domain-containing protein: protein MRLTEFHELVDGQFGSMRGRSLLVDHVLSDLGGRTAAEAIEDGVEPRRVWRALCADFDVPRDQW, encoded by the coding sequence GTGCGGTTGACGGAATTCCATGAGCTCGTGGACGGCCAGTTCGGGTCCATGCGCGGGCGTTCGCTGTTGGTCGACCACGTGCTGAGCGACCTCGGCGGACGCACGGCCGCCGAGGCCATCGAGGACGGTGTGGAGCCCCGCCGGGTGTGGCGGGCGTTGTGCGCTGATTTCGACGTGCCGCGCGATCAGTGGTGA